A window of Cohnella herbarum contains these coding sequences:
- a CDS encoding NYN domain-containing protein has protein sequence MFQREDILLVDGYNMIGAWPELAVLKNEKLEDARDQLLEMLSDYQSYAGLVVIVVFDAFRVPGAGAEYRHRKKMRVVYTRERETADECIERLVGEWTSVRRNIYVATSDQVEQHVAFGLGALRVSARELRLEVRQSRTEIQAAIRKDSQIKKNPLDGVLPENIQRRLERMRRGLGDS, from the coding sequence ATGTTCCAACGCGAGGACATCCTCCTCGTGGATGGCTACAACATGATCGGCGCTTGGCCTGAGCTGGCCGTTCTTAAGAACGAGAAGCTGGAAGACGCGCGCGACCAACTCTTGGAGATGCTGTCGGATTACCAGAGCTATGCGGGACTCGTCGTGATCGTCGTCTTCGATGCGTTCCGCGTGCCGGGCGCCGGAGCGGAATACCGTCATCGCAAGAAAATGCGGGTCGTGTATACGCGTGAAAGGGAAACGGCCGACGAATGCATCGAGCGTTTGGTAGGGGAATGGACGTCCGTTCGGCGTAATATCTATGTCGCGACATCCGATCAAGTCGAGCAGCACGTGGCTTTCGGTTTGGGTGCTTTGCGGGTTTCGGCGCGCGAGCTGAGACTGGAAGTGCGGCAGAGCAGGACCGAAATACAAGCCGCCATTCGGAAGGATTCCCAGATTAAGAAAAATCCGTTGGACGGCGTACTGCCCGAAAACATCCAACGCAGATTGGAACGAATGAGACGCGGCTTAGGCGATAGTTAG
- the nusG gene encoding transcription termination/antitermination protein NusG, with amino-acid sequence MEKRWYVVHTYSGYENKVKANLEKRVESMGMQDKIFRVLVPMEEEIVNKDGKKKTVMRKVYPGYVLVEMIQTDDSWYVVRNTPGVTGFVGSTGSGSKPTALLPDEVEGILKHMGMEEPKPVIDFELKENVRVKVGPFANFVGSVEEILVDKSKLKVHVNMFGRETPVELDFTQVEKI; translated from the coding sequence ATGGAGAAAAGATGGTACGTAGTGCACACGTATTCGGGTTATGAGAACAAGGTCAAGGCTAACCTGGAAAAACGCGTGGAATCTATGGGTATGCAAGACAAAATCTTCCGGGTGCTTGTTCCTATGGAAGAAGAGATCGTCAACAAGGACGGTAAGAAAAAGACGGTTATGCGTAAAGTATATCCGGGATACGTTCTTGTCGAGATGATCCAAACGGACGATTCTTGGTACGTGGTTCGCAATACTCCGGGCGTTACCGGGTTTGTAGGCTCCACGGGGTCCGGATCGAAGCCGACGGCATTGCTTCCCGATGAAGTAGAAGGAATTCTAAAACATATGGGAATGGAAGAGCCTAAGCCGGTCATCGATTTCGAACTCAAGGAAAACGTACGGGTCAAAGTCGGTCCTTTCGCTAACTTCGTCGGTTCCGTAGAAGAAATTCTCGTCGACAAGAGCAAGCTTAAGGTACATGTCAACATGTTTGGCAGGGAAACCCCGGTTGAGTTGGATTTCACTCAAGTGGAAAAAATATAA
- the sigH gene encoding RNA polymerase sporulation sigma factor SigH, with protein MSVDLERLATREYDFKADEDIVEFVRLGDSEALEYLIHKYRNFVRAKARSYFLIGAEREDIVQEGMIGLYKAIRDFKGDKLASFKAFAELCITRQIITAIKTATRQKHIPLNSYVSLDKPIYDEDSDRTLLDVICGSRVCDPEEMIINQEEFYGLEDKMSEILSDLERKVLMLYLDGRSYQEIAVDLDRHVKSIDNALQRVKRKLERYLEVRDLGT; from the coding sequence ATGAGCGTCGACTTGGAGAGGCTGGCAACACGAGAGTACGACTTCAAGGCCGACGAGGACATCGTGGAATTCGTGCGACTGGGCGACAGCGAAGCGTTGGAGTACCTCATTCACAAATATCGGAATTTCGTGCGTGCTAAGGCGCGCTCTTACTTTCTAATAGGCGCGGAGCGGGAAGATATCGTACAAGAAGGGATGATCGGCCTCTATAAAGCGATTCGCGACTTCAAAGGCGACAAGTTGGCTTCGTTCAAAGCTTTCGCCGAGTTGTGCATCACCCGCCAGATCATCACCGCGATCAAAACCGCCACCCGTCAGAAACATATCCCCCTTAATTCGTACGTCTCCTTGGATAAACCTATTTACGACGAGGATTCCGATAGGACGCTCCTCGATGTTATCTGCGGTTCGAGAGTTTGCGATCCCGAGGAAATGATCATTAACCAAGAGGAATTTTACGGACTCGAAGATAAGATGTCCGAGATTCTAAGCGACTTGGAGCGCAAAGTTCTGATGCTGTATCTGGATGGTCGGTCTTATCAAGAGATCGCGGTCGACTTGGACCGTCACGTAAAGTCGATCGATAATGCCTTGCAACGGGTGAAACGAAAGCTGGAGCGTTATTTGGAAGTGCGCGACCTGGGAACCTAG
- the rplA gene encoding 50S ribosomal protein L1 produces MAKQGKKYVASAKLIDRDATYESLEAIELVKKAATAKFDETVEAAVRLGVDPRKQDQAVRGVVVLPHGTGKTQRVLVFAKGDKLKEAEAAGADYVGDADLIAKIQQGWFEFDVCVATPDMMSEVGKLGRILGGKGLMPNPKAGTVTNDVAKAIAEIKAGKIEYRLDKAGQIHAPIGKVSFDSAKLDENLKALMDALNRAKPASSKGVYLKNVSISSTMGPGARVNAAGYRL; encoded by the coding sequence TTGGCTAAACAAGGTAAGAAATATGTAGCGTCCGCTAAGCTGATCGACCGCGATGCAACCTACGAATCGTTGGAAGCAATCGAGCTCGTGAAGAAAGCGGCAACGGCCAAATTCGACGAAACCGTCGAAGCGGCTGTCCGTCTCGGCGTTGATCCGAGAAAACAAGATCAAGCAGTGCGCGGCGTAGTCGTTCTGCCTCACGGCACCGGCAAAACGCAACGCGTCCTCGTATTCGCAAAAGGTGACAAGCTGAAAGAAGCTGAAGCAGCCGGCGCGGATTACGTAGGCGATGCTGACCTCATCGCTAAAATCCAACAAGGATGGTTCGAGTTCGACGTCTGCGTCGCTACTCCGGACATGATGAGCGAAGTAGGTAAATTGGGCCGTATTCTCGGGGGTAAAGGTTTGATGCCTAACCCTAAAGCGGGCACTGTAACGAACGACGTTGCAAAAGCCATCGCCGAGATCAAAGCCGGTAAAATCGAATACCGTCTGGACAAAGCCGGACAAATTCACGCTCCGATCGGTAAAGTATCGTTCGACTCCGCGAAGCTCGACGAAAACTTGAAAGCACTGATGGACGCGCTGAACCGCGCTAAACCGGCGTCTTCCAAAGGCGTATACCTGAAGAACGTCTCGATTTCCTCGACGATGGGACCAGGCGCGCGCGTTAACGCAGCGGGATACCGACTGTAG
- the rlmB gene encoding 23S rRNA (guanosine(2251)-2'-O)-methyltransferase RlmB, which produces MKGDDEYLAGKHPVLEAMKAGRSINKIFMSNQAQRHLIQPIMEEAKARGIVVQQVDKSKLDRLVPDMQHQGVVAQAAAVAYAEVDELLARAKERGEAPLIVLLDEVEDPHNLGSVLRTADCTGVHGVIVPKRRSAGLTAVVAKTSAGAVEYVPVARVANLVQTMEKLKEAGLWIAGADVGASEGFYETNLTGPLAIVIGNEGQGLSRLVKERCDFILSLPMAGQINSLNASVAAGVILYEVVRQRAEAQKKRGVTPSSPASDHA; this is translated from the coding sequence TTGAAGGGTGACGACGAATATTTAGCTGGCAAGCATCCCGTGTTGGAGGCGATGAAGGCGGGGCGGTCGATCAATAAGATCTTCATGTCCAACCAAGCCCAACGGCACCTCATCCAGCCGATCATGGAGGAAGCCAAAGCGCGCGGCATCGTCGTTCAGCAAGTAGACAAGAGCAAGCTCGATCGATTAGTGCCGGATATGCAGCATCAAGGAGTCGTCGCCCAAGCGGCCGCGGTCGCTTACGCGGAAGTGGACGAGTTATTGGCTCGCGCCAAGGAACGCGGGGAAGCGCCACTGATCGTGTTGCTCGACGAAGTGGAAGATCCGCACAATCTCGGCTCTGTATTGCGGACAGCCGACTGCACGGGAGTGCATGGCGTTATCGTGCCGAAGCGCCGGAGCGCGGGATTAACCGCGGTGGTGGCCAAAACTTCGGCGGGCGCCGTAGAATACGTTCCCGTTGCGCGCGTGGCTAACTTAGTACAAACGATGGAGAAGCTGAAAGAAGCCGGTTTGTGGATCGCGGGAGCGGATGTCGGCGCCTCGGAGGGCTTCTACGAGACGAACCTGACCGGACCGCTCGCGATCGTGATCGGCAACGAGGGTCAGGGATTATCCCGACTCGTCAAGGAAAGATGCGATTTCATCCTTTCGCTTCCGATGGCCGGTCAAATTAATTCATTGAACGCGTCGGTCGCCGCGGGAGTCATCCTGTACGAAGTCGTGAGACAGCGCGCGGAAGCTCAGAAGAAGAGAGGCGTTACCCCGTCCAGTCCGGCATCCGATCATGCCTGA
- the rpoB gene encoding DNA-directed RNA polymerase subunit beta, which translates to MAGHLVQYGRRSRRSYARINEVLDVPNLIEIQQQSYQKFLDEGLREIFQDISPISDFTGNLVLEFIDYSLGEPKYSVDESKERDVTYAAPLRVKVRLLNKETGEVKEQEVFMGDFPLMTETGTFIINGAERVIVSQLVRSPSVYFSTKVDKNGKKNYTATVIPNRGAWLELETDAKDIIYVRIDRTRKIPVTVLLRSLGFGTDAEILDLLGQDEYIRNTLEKDNTDSTEKALIEIYERLRPGEPPTLENARSLLIARFFDPKRYDLANVGRYKVNKKLHIKNRLFNQRLAETLVDPSTGEIIAEAGQMIDRRLLDQILPMLEKNVGFKNYRVTGGVYEAEDIPLQSISIFSPIEDGKVVKVIANGIIDKSVKNITPADIIASINYFMNLLQSVGNTDDIDHLGNRRLRSVGELLQNQFRIGLSRMERVVRERMSIQDQNAITPQALINIRPVIAAIKEFFGSSQLSQFMDQTNPLAELTHKRRLSALGPGGLTRERAGFEVRDVHHSHYGRMCPIETPEGPNIGLINSLSSFARINEYGFIEAPYRKVDPHTNRVTDEIVYMTADEEDNYIIAQANAKINPDGSFIEKETIVRYNKQTDNILTMPSDRVDYMDVSPKQVVSVATAMIPFLENDDSNRALMGSNMQRQAVPLLIPEAPFVGTGMEHKSAKDSGVCIVSKYDGFIERVSANEIQLRRVEMIEGKEVKGDIVKYKLQKFMRSNQGTCINQRPLVRRGDVIKKGDIMADGPSTDTGELALGRNVVVAFMTWEGYNYEDAILLSEKLVREDVYTSIHIEEYESEARDTKLGPEEITRDIPNVGEDALRNLDERGIIRVGAEISAGDILVGKVTPKGVTELTAEERLLHAIFGEKAREVRDTSLRVPHGTDGIVVDVKVFTRENGDELPPGVNQLVRAYIAQKRKISEGDKMAGRHGNKGVIARILPEEDMPFLPDGTPVQVVLNPLGVPSRMNIGQVLEVHLGMACKLLGIHSATPVFDGARETDVFDAMEEAGMKRNGKWQLRDGRSGELFEREVTVGVMYMIKLAHMVDDKIHARSTGPYSLVTQQPLGGKAQFGGQRFGEMEVWALEAYGAAYTLQEILTVKSDDVVGRVKTYESIVKGENVPEPGVPESFKVLIKELQSLGMDVKILSGDEQEIEMKEMDDEEDTAGDKLNLNLEGSEVGVE; encoded by the coding sequence TTGGCAGGACATCTTGTTCAGTATGGCCGCCGTTCACGGCGCAGCTACGCCCGCATTAATGAAGTGTTGGACGTTCCGAACCTGATCGAAATCCAGCAGCAATCGTACCAGAAGTTTTTGGACGAGGGTTTGCGTGAGATTTTCCAGGATATTTCGCCAATTTCGGATTTCACCGGTAATCTCGTGTTGGAGTTTATCGACTACAGCTTGGGCGAACCGAAGTATTCCGTTGACGAATCGAAAGAACGCGACGTAACCTATGCGGCTCCGCTTCGTGTTAAAGTTCGGTTGCTTAATAAGGAAACCGGCGAGGTTAAAGAACAGGAAGTATTTATGGGCGATTTCCCGCTCATGACCGAAACGGGTACGTTCATTATCAATGGTGCGGAACGTGTTATCGTCAGCCAATTGGTGCGCTCCCCGAGCGTCTACTTCAGTACGAAGGTAGATAAGAACGGCAAGAAAAACTACACGGCTACTGTCATTCCGAATCGTGGAGCATGGCTCGAACTTGAGACGGATGCTAAAGATATCATTTACGTGCGTATAGACCGCACTCGCAAAATTCCGGTAACGGTGCTTCTTCGTTCCTTAGGGTTCGGTACCGACGCGGAGATTTTGGATTTGCTCGGACAAGACGAGTACATTCGCAATACGCTTGAGAAGGATAACACGGATTCTACCGAGAAAGCGCTCATCGAGATTTACGAGCGTCTTCGTCCGGGGGAGCCGCCTACATTGGAGAATGCGCGCAGCTTGCTGATCGCTCGGTTCTTCGATCCTAAGCGTTACGATCTGGCGAATGTCGGTCGTTATAAAGTAAACAAAAAGCTGCACATTAAAAACCGGTTGTTCAATCAGCGTTTAGCGGAAACTCTAGTGGATCCGTCCACGGGCGAGATTATCGCCGAAGCTGGTCAAATGATAGACCGGAGATTGCTGGATCAAATTCTCCCTATGCTGGAGAAAAACGTCGGCTTCAAAAACTACCGAGTAACCGGCGGCGTGTATGAAGCTGAAGATATTCCATTGCAATCGATCAGCATTTTCTCCCCGATCGAAGACGGTAAAGTAGTTAAGGTCATCGCCAACGGCATCATCGACAAGTCGGTGAAGAATATTACGCCTGCGGACATCATCGCGTCCATCAACTACTTTATGAACCTTCTTCAATCCGTAGGGAACACGGACGATATCGACCATCTCGGTAACCGTCGTCTGCGCTCCGTCGGCGAATTGCTGCAAAACCAATTCCGTATCGGTCTATCCCGTATGGAACGCGTCGTGCGCGAGAGAATGTCCATCCAGGACCAGAACGCGATTACGCCTCAGGCGCTAATCAATATTCGTCCCGTTATCGCGGCGATCAAGGAGTTCTTCGGATCTTCCCAATTGTCGCAATTTATGGATCAGACGAACCCGCTTGCGGAACTTACGCATAAGCGTCGTCTATCCGCACTCGGACCCGGCGGTTTGACGCGGGAACGCGCGGGCTTCGAAGTCCGTGACGTCCATCACTCCCACTACGGCCGGATGTGTCCGATCGAGACTCCGGAGGGACCGAACATCGGGTTGATCAACTCCTTGTCTTCCTTCGCCCGGATTAACGAATACGGATTTATCGAAGCGCCTTACCGGAAAGTCGATCCTCATACGAACCGCGTCACGGACGAGATCGTCTATATGACCGCGGACGAAGAGGACAACTATATTATCGCGCAAGCGAACGCGAAAATTAATCCGGACGGATCTTTCATCGAGAAGGAAACGATTGTCCGTTATAACAAGCAAACGGATAATATCCTCACCATGCCGAGCGATCGCGTCGATTACATGGACGTATCCCCTAAGCAAGTCGTTTCGGTTGCGACCGCGATGATTCCGTTCCTCGAGAACGATGACTCCAACCGCGCCCTAATGGGATCGAACATGCAACGTCAAGCGGTACCGTTGCTTATTCCGGAAGCTCCTTTCGTCGGAACGGGTATGGAGCATAAGTCCGCGAAAGACTCCGGGGTATGTATTGTATCCAAATATGACGGATTCATCGAACGAGTTTCTGCCAATGAAATCCAATTGCGTCGGGTCGAGATGATCGAAGGCAAAGAAGTCAAAGGCGATATCGTTAAATACAAGCTTCAGAAGTTCATGCGTTCCAACCAAGGAACTTGCATTAACCAAAGACCGCTCGTTCGTCGCGGCGATGTCATCAAGAAGGGCGACATCATGGCTGACGGTCCTTCCACGGACACAGGCGAGTTGGCTCTTGGACGCAACGTCGTCGTTGCCTTCATGACTTGGGAAGGTTACAACTACGAGGATGCCATCTTGCTTTCCGAGAAATTGGTCCGCGAAGACGTCTACACTTCGATCCATATCGAGGAGTACGAGTCGGAAGCGCGCGATACGAAGCTCGGACCCGAAGAAATCACTCGCGATATTCCGAACGTCGGCGAGGATGCGCTTCGCAACCTTGACGAGCGCGGAATCATCCGCGTAGGCGCCGAGATCAGCGCCGGCGACATCCTGGTAGGTAAAGTTACTCCTAAGGGCGTAACGGAGCTTACGGCGGAAGAGCGCCTGTTGCACGCGATCTTCGGAGAGAAAGCACGCGAAGTGCGCGACACTTCCTTGCGCGTACCGCATGGTACCGACGGAATCGTCGTTGACGTTAAAGTATTTACCCGCGAGAACGGCGACGAGCTGCCTCCTGGCGTAAATCAATTGGTACGTGCCTATATCGCGCAAAAACGGAAAATATCCGAAGGCGATAAAATGGCCGGACGACATGGTAACAAAGGGGTTATCGCCCGCATCCTGCCGGAAGAAGATATGCCGTTCCTGCCGGACGGAACGCCTGTACAAGTCGTTCTGAATCCGCTAGGGGTACCATCCCGGATGAACATCGGCCAAGTGCTCGAAGTTCACTTAGGCATGGCGTGCAAACTGCTAGGCATTCACTCCGCTACGCCGGTATTCGACGGCGCGCGCGAAACGGACGTATTCGATGCCATGGAAGAAGCCGGCATGAAACGTAACGGGAAGTGGCAACTGCGCGACGGACGTTCAGGAGAATTGTTCGAACGCGAAGTTACGGTTGGCGTTATGTACATGATCAAACTGGCTCACATGGTCGACGATAAAATTCATGCCCGTTCCACGGGTCCTTACTCTCTCGTTACGCAACAGCCTCTGGGCGGTAAAGCCCAGTTCGGCGGACAACGATTCGGGGAGATGGAAGTTTGGGCGTTGGAGGCGTATGGCGCCGCTTATACGCTGCAAGAAATCTTGACCGTCAAATCCGATGACGTCGTCGGTCGCGTTAAAACCTACGAATCGATCGTCAAGGGCGAGAACGTACCGGAGCCGGGCGTTCCCGAGTCCTTCAAAGTATTGATCAAGGAGCTTCAAAGCTTAGGCATGGACGTGAAGATCTTGTCCGGCGACGAGCAAGAGATCGAAATGAAAGAAATGGACGACGAAGAAGATACCGCTGGAGATAAGCTAAACCTTAACCTAGAGGGCTCTGAAGTCGGTGTCGAATAA
- a CDS encoding Mini-ribonuclease 3 gives MTERVSRPLAPVIAPVVPADVPPHLLSPVVLAYIGDAVFEIYIRQKLIACSSRKPHELHRAATTYVSAAAQAKLLQRWMPLLTEEEADIVRRGRNTKSGQPPKNADPADYRHATALECLVGHLYYHGAKDRLEQLVELAFESQSL, from the coding sequence ATGACGGAGCGGGTAAGTCGGCCTTTAGCTCCCGTCATTGCGCCGGTGGTCCCTGCCGACGTGCCGCCGCACTTGCTCTCGCCCGTAGTGCTGGCCTACATCGGAGATGCCGTATTCGAGATCTATATCAGACAGAAACTCATTGCTTGCTCTAGCCGTAAGCCTCATGAACTTCACCGCGCGGCAACGACATACGTATCCGCGGCAGCGCAAGCCAAGCTATTGCAAAGATGGATGCCGTTGCTTACGGAAGAGGAGGCGGACATCGTCCGCAGAGGCCGCAATACGAAATCCGGACAGCCGCCGAAGAACGCGGATCCCGCGGATTATCGCCATGCAACCGCATTGGAGTGTCTTGTCGGGCATCTGTACTATCATGGGGCGAAGGATCGCCTGGAACAGCTCGTGGAATTAGCGTTCGAATCTCAATCGCTATAG
- a CDS encoding class I SAM-dependent methyltransferase: protein MNDHYYSNKPQSASNRKAFESELRGFNLRLTSDAGVFSRDGVDYGSRVLIESMEIPRDAQVLDIGCGYGPIGLIAARLAPQGHVKMIDINERAVELAELNAQANGIHNVSFAQSDLFSAVNGETFDVILSNPPIRAGKAVVHQLFVESWNHLNPGGTIWVVIQNKQGAPSARAKLEEIYGEDEVAEVGKDKGFRLYRCMRK from the coding sequence GTGAACGATCATTACTACTCGAATAAACCTCAGTCCGCAAGCAACCGAAAGGCTTTCGAGTCGGAGTTGCGAGGCTTTAACCTTCGGTTAACGTCGGATGCTGGCGTGTTTTCGCGGGACGGGGTGGATTATGGCAGTCGGGTGCTTATCGAGAGCATGGAAATTCCGCGCGATGCCCAAGTGTTGGATATCGGCTGCGGGTATGGTCCGATCGGGTTGATTGCCGCCCGCCTTGCGCCGCAAGGACATGTCAAGATGATCGATATTAACGAACGTGCCGTTGAACTGGCTGAACTGAACGCGCAAGCGAACGGGATACATAACGTTTCCTTCGCTCAGAGCGATTTGTTCTCGGCGGTTAATGGCGAGACGTTCGACGTGATTTTGTCTAATCCGCCAATTCGGGCGGGGAAAGCCGTCGTGCATCAACTGTTCGTTGAATCTTGGAATCATCTCAATCCAGGCGGAACGATATGGGTCGTCATCCAGAACAAACAGGGAGCTCCTTCCGCAAGGGCTAAGCTTGAAGAAATTTACGGCGAGGATGAAGTCGCGGAAGTCGGCAAGGATAAGGGCTTCAGGCTATATCGCTGTATGCGCAAGTAA
- the rplJ gene encoding 50S ribosomal protein L10, which produces MANAKIIQAKQQEVDSIATKLRESTSTVVADYRGLNVAQVTLLRKQLREAGVEFQVLKNSLVSRAAASAELSELDAVLTGPTAVAFGTDAVAPAKILSDFAKKNDALKIKGGIVDGRFYDAAQVKALADLPSREGLLSMLLSVLQAPVRNFALAVKAVSEKNEASA; this is translated from the coding sequence ATGGCAAATGCAAAAATCATTCAAGCGAAACAGCAAGAAGTGGATTCGATCGCAACGAAACTGCGCGAGAGCACGAGCACGGTAGTAGCGGATTACCGCGGACTTAACGTAGCTCAAGTCACTTTGCTTCGTAAGCAATTGCGTGAGGCCGGCGTTGAATTCCAAGTGTTGAAAAACTCTTTGGTAAGCCGTGCCGCTGCAAGCGCTGAGCTTAGCGAACTTGATGCCGTTCTTACAGGACCGACTGCTGTTGCGTTCGGTACCGATGCGGTAGCTCCAGCTAAAATTCTGAGCGATTTCGCGAAGAAGAACGACGCATTGAAAATCAAAGGCGGTATCGTAGACGGACGTTTCTACGATGCGGCTCAAGTGAAGGCACTTGCGGATCTTCCTTCCCGCGAAGGTTTGCTGTCCATGTTGCTTAGCGTTCTCCAAGCACCGGTTCGCAACTTCGCACTCGCCGTCAAAGCGGTTTCGGAGAAGAACGAAGCAAGCGCATAA
- the rplL gene encoding 50S ribosomal protein L7/L12: MSKEQILEAIKAMTVLELNDLVKAIEEEFGVTAAAPVAAGGAVAVAEVEEQSEFDVILVEAGASKINVIKAVREITGLGLKEAKDLVDNAPKAIKEKVAKEEADAVKGKLEEAGAKVEVK; this comes from the coding sequence ATGAGCAAAGAGCAAATCTTAGAAGCCATCAAAGCGATGACTGTTCTTGAATTGAACGACCTGGTTAAAGCAATCGAAGAAGAATTCGGTGTTACTGCTGCAGCTCCGGTTGCTGCTGGCGGCGCGGTTGCGGTTGCTGAAGTTGAAGAGCAATCCGAGTTCGACGTTATTCTTGTTGAAGCTGGCGCTTCGAAAATCAACGTTATCAAAGCCGTTCGCGAAATCACGGGCCTTGGCTTGAAAGAAGCAAAAGATCTCGTAGACAACGCTCCAAAAGCTATCAAAGAAAAAGTAGCCAAAGAAGAAGCTGACGCTGTTAAAGGCAAGCTTGAAGAAGCTGGCGCTAAAGTAGAAGTTAAGTAA
- the secE gene encoding preprotein translocase subunit SecE, translated as MTFLAKMKQNFGSFFSFFADSWNELKKVRWPNRKELVSYTIIVIVTVLLVTIYFWALDIGISSLVDLII; from the coding sequence GTGACTTTCCTGGCCAAGATGAAACAAAACTTTGGGTCCTTTTTTTCGTTTTTTGCTGACAGCTGGAACGAATTGAAGAAAGTCCGTTGGCCCAACCGGAAAGAACTCGTCAGCTACACGATCATCGTAATAGTGACTGTGCTGTTGGTAACGATCTACTTCTGGGCTTTGGACATCGGTATTTCATCCCTCGTCGATCTCATCATCTGA
- the rplK gene encoding 50S ribosomal protein L11, translating into MAKKVIKLVKLQVNAGKANPAPPIGPALGQAGVNIMQFCKEFNARTADQAGLVIPVVISVFEDRSFTFETKTPPAAVLLRVAAGIQKGSGEPNKKKVATVKRAKVRDIAEQKMQDLNAASVEAAMRMVEGTARSMGVVIED; encoded by the coding sequence ATGGCAAAAAAAGTCATCAAATTGGTAAAGTTGCAAGTTAACGCGGGTAAAGCTAACCCTGCGCCGCCAATCGGTCCTGCACTAGGTCAAGCTGGCGTTAACATCATGCAATTCTGTAAAGAGTTCAATGCTCGCACCGCGGATCAAGCCGGCTTGGTTATTCCGGTCGTCATTTCCGTATTCGAGGATCGCTCCTTTACGTTCGAAACAAAAACGCCACCGGCAGCGGTATTGCTCCGCGTAGCTGCAGGAATCCAAAAAGGTTCCGGCGAGCCGAACAAGAAAAAAGTAGCTACTGTTAAACGTGCTAAAGTTCGCGATATTGCAGAGCAAAAAATGCAAGATCTGAACGCGGCATCCGTTGAAGCGGCTATGCGTATGGTCGAAGGAACAGCCCGCAGCATGGGCGTCGTTATCGAAGACTAA
- the rpmG gene encoding 50S ribosomal protein L33 produces MRVIITLACTNCKQRNYTSSKNKRTHADRIELKKFCKFCNEHHPHRETR; encoded by the coding sequence ATGCGCGTGATCATCACACTAGCTTGTACGAATTGCAAGCAACGGAATTACACGTCAAGCAAGAACAAACGGACACACGCCGATCGCATCGAGTTGAAGAAGTTCTGCAAATTTTGCAATGAACATCATCCTCATCGCGAAACGCGTTAA